In Candidatus Defluviilinea proxima, a single genomic region encodes these proteins:
- a CDS encoding response regulator, producing MDKVDPVEILLVEDNPRDAELTIRALKKNNLANHLVHVQDGIDALDFLFAKGEYEGRTGHNLPKVVLLDLKLPKLNGLEVLRILRQDVRTCTLAIVVITSSAEDPDIKSAYELGANSYVIKPVNFDSFLEAMGHLGVYWLLVNKPLKVRPITNGKEMYE from the coding sequence ATGGATAAAGTTGACCCGGTTGAAATTTTGCTTGTCGAGGATAATCCTCGCGACGCTGAGCTAACGATCCGCGCACTGAAAAAGAACAATCTAGCCAACCACCTTGTGCATGTACAAGATGGCATAGATGCATTGGATTTTCTATTCGCTAAAGGGGAATATGAGGGTAGAACCGGCCATAATCTTCCCAAAGTAGTTTTGCTGGACCTGAAGTTGCCGAAACTGAATGGACTTGAAGTATTGCGCATCCTCCGACAAGATGTCCGGACTTGCACTCTTGCCATAGTAGTTATCACATCCTCCGCAGAGGACCCTGACATTAAGAGCGCATATGAACTGGGAGCGAACAGCTATGTTATCAAGCCGGTTAATTTTGATAGTTTTTTAGAGGCAATGGGCCATCTCGGAGTTTACTGGCTTTTGGTAAACAAGCCTCTAAAAGTAAGGCCAATTACAAACGGTAAGGAAATGTATGAATAA